A stretch of the Lactuca sativa cultivar Salinas chromosome 9, Lsat_Salinas_v11, whole genome shotgun sequence genome encodes the following:
- the LOC111880067 gene encoding villin-1, whose product MGSNKIIDLELQGAGSKLGLEIWCVENLHLVSVPQSSHGKFFSGSAYVVLHTTLLKSGALQHDIHYWLGNDANEVDSTLASDKALELDAALGSQSVQYKEVEGQETGKFLSYFKPCIIPVEGVYYSGQGQVHSKPPTYETRLLTCKGDRVVHVKEVAFSRSSLNHRDVFILDTASKIFHFSGCNSSIQERAKALEVVQYIKEYKHKGNCDVAAIEDGKFVGDAEVGEFWNFFGGYAPIPKDPPSTQEQPQSLSAKLFWITLQGKFTQSGSGRLKRSMLESNKCYMLDADTQIFVWMGRATHITERKTSISAAEDFLRAQERPVNTHLAFLTEGAETAIFKSYFDDWPQTVAPKLYEEGRGKVAAMFKQTGYDVEELPDEDEKSHIDCNGTLKVWRVNNGKLSPVPVVEQRKLYSGDCYTVQYIYSTNGREERLFYIWLGNKSCVEDREDAISLTSGLVDSTKFEPVLARIVENKEPSQFFLIFQTLIMFKGGMGSRYKSFIAEKGIDDETYDNKKTALFKIQGTNRDNMQAIQVDQVSRSLNSSCCYILKARDGSIFTWLGNLSTTRDHDLLYGMLDLINPTWQPILVREGSEPDVFWETLGGKTEYPKEKDIKRFIEDPHLFVCTYMKDVSDLKVKEIFNFTQDDLTTEDVLVLDCYSEIFVWVGHNSVVKSKQQALSIGLAFLKKDVLGEGLSMDAPTYVVSEGHEPPFFTRFFEWDASKANMLGNSFERKLAILKGQSQKLEAPLRNSPNFNTKETTPRRPSPTPNGFRRPSPTPNGSRRPSPGPAPNGLTRRQSLDSYTIRSTSSDAFSSPDFNNNTTKNRRFSSPPIPRMIPSASSPDVRTKTDTTPSLPTKDSGPIPNQDGVKLVNYPYERVKVNSKDPVPDIDITKREAYLTEEEFEEKFAMPKTAFYQLPRWKQNKIKMSLYLF is encoded by the exons ATGGGATCCAACAAAATTATTGATTTGGAACTTCAGGGTGCAGGATCTAAGCT TGGCTTAGAAATCTGGTGTGTAGAGAACCTCCATTTAGTTTCAGTGCCCCAATCTTCACATGGGAAATTCTTCTCAGGGAGTGCATATGTAGTTCTCCAT ACAACTTTGCTTAAAAGTGGTGCTCTTCAACACGACATACATTATTGGCTGGGCAACGATGCTAATGAG GTTGACTCAACTCTAGCATCGGATAAAGCACTAGAACTAGATGCAGCATTGGGGTCTCAATCTGTACAATATAAAGAAGTTGAAGGTCAAGAAACTGGGAAATTTTTGTCATACTTTAAACCTTGCATCATCCCAGTTGAAGGTGTATATTACTCAGGGCAAGGGCAAGTACACTCAAAACCTCCAACTTATGAAACCAGATTGTTAACATGCAAGGGAGATCGTGTAGTGCATGTGAAGGAA GTGGCATTTTCCCGTTCGTCCTTGAACCACCGTGATGTATTCATACTTGACACTGCATCAAAAATTTTCCACTTTAGTGGTTGCAACTCAAGTATACAGGAAAGAGCTAAAGCATTGGAAGTGGTTCAGTATATTAAAGAATATAAACACAAGGGAAACTGTGATGTAGCAGCCATAG AGGATGGAAAGTTTGTTGGTGATGCTGAAGTGGGAGAATTCTGGAACTTTTTTGGTGGTTATGCCCCTATTCCCAAGGACCCACCCTCCACTCAAGAACAGCCTCAAAGTTTATCTGCTAAATTATTTTG GATAACACTTCAAGGAAAGTTTACTCAAAGTGGAAGTGGGAGGTTGAAAAGGTCAATGCTTGAGTCAAACAAGTGCTACATGTTGGATGCTGATACTCAAATTTTTGTTTGGATGGGAAGAGCTACCCACATAACAGAACGCAAAACATCAATCTCAGCAGCAGAG GATTTTCTTCGTGCTCAAGAAAGACCTGTAAATACCCATTTAGCCTTTTTAACAGAAGGTGCAGAAACTGCTATCTTCAAGTCATATTTTGATGATTGGCCTCAAACAGTGGCACCAAAACTTTATGAAGAAGGCCGAGGGAAAGTAGCAG CAATGTTCAAGCAAACGGGGTATGATGTGGAGGAGCTTCCAGATGAAGATGAAAAGTCACATATCGATTGCAATGGTACACTAAAG gtTTGGAGGGTAAATAATGGTAAATTGTCCCCTGTTCCTGTTGTGGAACAGAGAAAGCTTTATAGTGGAGATTGTTATACTGTGCAGTATATATATTCAACCAATGGAAGAGAGGAACGTCTATTTTATATTTGGCTTGGAAACAAGAGTTGTGTG GAAGATAGGGAGGATGCGATTTCTCTTACAAGTGGTCTTGTTGATTCAACTAAATTTGAGCCAGTTTTG GCTCGAATTGTTGAGAACAAGGAACCGAGTCAATTCTTTTTGATATTTCAGACGCTTATTATGTTTAAG GGTGGTATGGGTTCACGATATAAATCATTTATTGCTGAAAAAGGTATTGATGATGAAACTTATGATAATAAAAAAACTGCCCTTTTCAAAATTCAAGGAACAAATCGTGACAATATGCAGGCTATCCAAGTTGATCAA GTTTCTCGATCTTTAAACTCATCATGCTGCTACATTTTAAAGGCTCGTGATGGATCTATCTTCACTTGGCTAGGAAATCTCTCCACTACACGAGATCATGATCTTTTGTATGGGATGTTAGATTTGATAAAT CCAACATGGCAACCTATATTAGTAAGGGAAGGTAGCGAACCAGATGTTTTCTGGGAAACACTTGGTGGAAAGACTGAATATCCAAAAGAGAAAGATATAAAACGATTCATTGAAGATCCACATTTGTTTGTGTGTACATACATGAAAG ATGTAAGTGATCTCAAG GTGAAAGAGATATTCAACTTTACACAAGATGATTTAACTACTGAAGATGTGTTAGTACTTGATTGCTACTCTGAAATTTTCGTGTGGGTTGGCCACAATTCGGTTGTTAAGTCAAAGCAACAAGCACTTTCTATTGGTTTG GCTTTTCTCAAGAAAGATGTTTTGGGAGAAGGCTTATCCATGGATGCTCCTACATACGTTGTTTCAGAAGGGCATGAACCACCTTTTTTCACTCGTTTCTTTGAATGGGATGCTTCAAAGGCAAAT ATGCTTGGCAACTCATTTGAACGAAAGCTTGCAATTCTAAAAGGCCAATCACAGAAACTCGAA GCGCCTTTGAGAAATTCACCTAATTTCAACACGAAAGAGACGACTCCAAGAAGACCGTCTCCAACTCCAAACGGGTTTAGAAGACCGTCTCCAACTCCAAACGGGTCAAGAAGACCGTCTCCGGGACCCGCCCCTAACGGGTTGACTCGGAGACAGTCTCTTGACTCGTACACGATTAGAAGCACATCATCTGATGCTTTTTCAAGCCCTGATTTTAATAATAATACCACGAAAAATCGTCGATTTTCTAGTCCTCCAATTCCCAGAATGATCCCTTCAGCATCTTCCCCTGATGTTCGCACTAAAACAG ATACGACACCAAGTCTTCCCACCAAAGATTCGGGTCCCATTCCCAATCAAGATGGTGTAAAATTGGTCAACTATCCATACGAACGGGTAAAAGTCAACTCAAAAGATCCAGTTCCAGACATAGACATTACAAAGAGAGAG GCTTATTTAACTGAAGAGGAGTTTGAAGAGAAATTTGCCATGCCAAAAACAGCTTTTTACCAGCTTCCAAGGTGGAAACAAAACAAAATCAAGATGTCTCTTTATCTCTTCTAG